The following coding sequences are from one Dreissena polymorpha isolate Duluth1 chromosome 8, UMN_Dpol_1.0, whole genome shotgun sequence window:
- the LOC127841545 gene encoding N-glycosidase Npun_R5314-like has product MSSAFREKRKKAYEDFEYFWNKKSVFSQWYPSQFRIDGIDFTFTCAEQYMMFKKAELFSDTDAMEIIQALTVPKEMKDIGRKVQGLSFKIWKERAIDIVREGNIAKFSQNETLKEMLVSTYPKELVEASPYDPIWGIGLAEDWEQAYSKETWRGLNLLGYILTDIRNELMKKDGIIDEHGVIPVDLEALKARYVASEVNDDAEMDATSKEEQLAILEGLCTRMGHSFGGNNDKREGKKRKRRHTMRRKWTVAITKVD; this is encoded by the exons ATGAGCAGTGCATTCAGAGAAAAACGGAAAAAGGCTTATGaagattttgaatatttctgGAATAAAAAGAGCGTGTTTAGTCAGTGGTACCCTTCACAATTTAGAATAGATGGAATAGACTTCACATTTACTTGTGCAGAACaatacatgatgtttaaaaaagcaG AACTATTTAGTGACACAGATGCAATGGAGATAATCCAAGCACTGACAGTTCCCAAAGAAATGAAGGATATTGGGAGGAAAGTCCAAGGTTTAAGCTTTAAGATATGGAAAGAAAGAGCGATTGATATAGTGAGGGAAGGAAACATCGCAAAG ttttcacaaaatgaaaCACTGAAGGAAATGCTCGTTAGCACATATCCAAAAGAATTGGTGGAAGCTAGCCCCTATGACCCTATCTGGGGCATAGGCCTCGCTGAGGATTGGGAACAGGCGTATTCCAAAGAAACGTGGAGGGGACTGAACCTTCTAGGATATATCCTTACCGATATCAGGAATGAGCTCATGAAAAAGGATGGAATTATAGATGAACACGGGGTCATTCCA GTTGACCTGGAGGCCTTGAAAGCACGCTATGTTGCATCGGAGGTCAACGACGATGCTGAAATGGATGCTACAAGTAAAGAAGAACAACTTGCAATCTTAGAAGGCTTATGCACACGCATGGGGCACTCGTTTGGTGGTAACAATGATAAAAGAGAGGGAAAGAAACGGAAAAGGCGGCATACGATGCGAAGGAAATGGACAGTGGCGATAACAAAGGTCGATTAG